A region from the Lentisphaera profundi genome encodes:
- a CDS encoding right-handed parallel beta-helix repeat-containing protein, whose product MNKIFYLLIFCTCLIQAKEIHAYPNNIKSNLRVAHQQWQKLRQDKYSGTIEIILHPGIHRLSETLIFNEIGAESKTIIRSKNSAPAIISGSRKIEDWQQTKLKNGKIWSASVPWAKDTHFFHVLFKNDKMLKRSSSEMIELSNDAPSRFYCNTLQSRLEFNNHPEITALKNFDDVELFGQPTRKWLVNYLPIESIKKDKTTLKIPATYIMSGEWKIENSLEYLDTPGEWCLNNGTLYYWPEATKPKDIFAPYLDELIRVAGQSDASLKGEKEKPASNFIFQNLTFTHADRQSWSKDDIGLQHDWNMWDKANGLLRFRSAKNCEVRKCNFINSGSDGIRLDLFCQNIKIHDNYFSKLGGTGILLAGYGPGKKDVNHHNEIVNNTLTDIGTLFWHSPGIFIWQSGHNLIAKNHIYDQGYSGIIVAGVRRRFFEQKFPKDQRTDKNPFKFWQFPKGTREHLPSIRWAEIKNIKDPLDWKLYEPYMHARHNVIEFNEVHDCMKRLHDGNGIYLSAHGNENLVRYNLVYNHPKGSMIRTDDDSHQSLLSFNVLLGTTAKDGLCMKGQNTFENNFFFNTRFTTGMAGNKAEYTSNFRKNIFYSTGDINHFHYKTFMMGPMLNDNIYYSPNTENARKFLRDVQTLGQDSRSLVADPQFTELDTGDLSFLPDSPAHKMGIRGLNKEQFLNIGTSQDPWLKRKQSQLPIKWNDMQGDYYYYINKIKRIH is encoded by the coding sequence ATGAATAAAATTTTCTATCTCCTCATTTTCTGTACTTGCTTGATACAAGCTAAAGAAATCCATGCATATCCAAATAATATCAAGTCAAATTTACGTGTAGCCCATCAACAATGGCAAAAACTACGACAAGATAAGTATTCAGGTACTATTGAAATTATTCTTCATCCCGGAATTCATCGATTAAGTGAAACACTGATTTTTAATGAAATTGGAGCTGAATCCAAAACTATAATACGTTCAAAAAATAGCGCGCCTGCAATTATTAGTGGTTCACGAAAAATTGAGGATTGGCAGCAGACAAAACTGAAAAACGGCAAGATTTGGTCCGCATCAGTTCCATGGGCGAAGGATACACATTTTTTCCATGTCTTATTTAAAAATGACAAAATGCTCAAACGCTCAAGTTCTGAAATGATTGAACTCAGCAATGATGCACCGAGTCGTTTTTATTGCAATACTCTTCAAAGTCGTTTAGAATTTAATAATCATCCAGAAATCACCGCACTTAAGAATTTTGATGACGTCGAATTATTTGGTCAACCAACTCGAAAATGGTTAGTCAATTACTTGCCTATTGAATCAATCAAAAAGGATAAAACTACACTGAAAATACCTGCTACCTACATCATGAGTGGCGAATGGAAGATCGAGAATTCTTTAGAATATCTAGATACTCCTGGTGAATGGTGCCTCAATAATGGTACTCTCTATTATTGGCCTGAAGCTACTAAACCAAAGGATATCTTTGCCCCTTACCTAGATGAACTCATCCGCGTGGCCGGTCAAAGTGATGCTTCTCTAAAAGGAGAGAAGGAAAAACCGGCTTCCAATTTCATCTTCCAAAACCTTACTTTCACCCATGCTGATAGACAAAGTTGGAGCAAAGATGACATCGGCCTTCAACACGACTGGAATATGTGGGACAAAGCCAATGGCTTATTACGTTTTCGCAGTGCAAAAAATTGCGAAGTTCGCAAATGTAATTTTATTAATTCAGGAAGCGATGGCATCCGTTTAGACCTTTTTTGTCAAAATATAAAAATCCACGATAATTACTTTAGTAAATTGGGTGGCACTGGCATACTGCTTGCAGGTTATGGGCCAGGCAAAAAAGACGTCAATCACCACAATGAAATAGTAAATAATACACTGACTGATATTGGCACCCTCTTCTGGCATTCGCCAGGCATCTTTATTTGGCAAAGTGGTCATAACCTCATTGCCAAAAACCACATTTATGATCAGGGCTATAGCGGTATTATTGTCGCCGGTGTGAGGAGACGTTTTTTTGAACAAAAATTCCCTAAAGATCAAAGAACAGATAAGAATCCCTTTAAGTTTTGGCAATTCCCAAAAGGCACACGTGAACATCTGCCCTCGATTCGTTGGGCGGAAATCAAAAATATTAAAGACCCTTTAGACTGGAAGCTTTATGAACCCTACATGCATGCTCGCCATAATGTGATTGAGTTTAACGAAGTACACGACTGTATGAAAAGGCTTCACGATGGTAATGGCATCTACCTTTCCGCTCATGGCAATGAAAACTTAGTTCGTTATAACCTGGTCTATAATCACCCCAAAGGATCTATGATCCGGACTGATGATGATTCTCATCAGTCACTCTTAAGCTTTAATGTCTTATTAGGTACTACTGCTAAAGATGGACTTTGTATGAAAGGTCAAAACACATTTGAAAATAATTTCTTTTTTAATACGCGCTTCACTACAGGTATGGCAGGAAATAAAGCTGAATACACTTCAAACTTTAGAAAAAACATCTTCTACTCCACAGGAGATATTAATCATTTCCACTATAAAACTTTTATGATGGGTCCTATGCTCAACGATAATATTTATTATTCTCCAAATACTGAGAATGCACGCAAATTCCTTCGTGACGTTCAAACTCTAGGACAAGATAGTCGCAGCCTAGTTGCTGACCCGCAATTTACTGAACTTGATACTGGAGACCTCTCTTTCCTTCCTGATTCACCTGCTCATAAAATGGGCATCAGAGGATTGAACAAAGAACAATTCCTCAACATTGGTACGAGTCAGGACCCATGGCTCAAACGTAAACAATCTCAACTTCCGATTAAGTGGAATGATATGCAAGGGGATTATTATTACTATATCAATAAGATAAAACGCATTCACTGA
- a CDS encoding DUF1559 domain-containing protein — protein MTKIILNRRPQKTASFSLIELLVVIAIVGILSSFLLPVLAKARASAKRTQCTNNQKQIATVIFMYLEDNEGYYPVSHNISTQVDYAWSWDDKLSDYDSRNLSDVDKSIWGFDVDSEQASGSQLYRCPSDARGEVSALDKISRSYSLNQLYTFTSWAGRGMTSNPWETDADKVYSRSYTDVNQASESIAMAENPYDNNSTGHQSRAVMAVENIHAKQGDKSYWSHDLWKSNYLFVDGHVSYIYYPATYQGSGSDPWSSTDTRNTLWDCGK, from the coding sequence ATGACTAAAATCATTTTGAATAGAAGACCGCAAAAAACAGCCTCCTTTTCACTTATTGAGTTATTGGTGGTGATTGCCATAGTGGGTATCCTATCATCATTTCTTTTACCCGTGCTCGCAAAAGCAAGAGCGTCTGCAAAGCGAACTCAATGCACGAATAATCAAAAACAAATCGCCACTGTTATTTTTATGTATTTAGAGGATAATGAGGGCTACTATCCCGTCTCACATAACATTTCCACTCAAGTTGATTATGCATGGTCGTGGGACGATAAGCTAAGTGACTACGATAGCCGTAACTTAAGTGATGTAGACAAATCAATTTGGGGTTTTGATGTGGATAGTGAGCAGGCTAGTGGCAGTCAGCTCTATCGTTGTCCCTCTGATGCGAGGGGAGAAGTCAGTGCGTTAGATAAAATATCTCGTTCGTATTCACTCAATCAACTTTATACATTTACTTCATGGGCCGGACGTGGGATGACGAGTAACCCTTGGGAGACAGATGCGGATAAGGTTTATTCACGTTCGTACACAGATGTAAATCAAGCGAGTGAAAGCATTGCAATGGCAGAGAATCCATATGATAATAATAGTACAGGCCATCAATCCAGAGCAGTAATGGCAGTTGAAAATATTCATGCCAAGCAGGGAGATAAGTCTTATTGGAGTCATGATCTTTGGAAAAGTAATTATTTATTTGTCGACGGTCATGTGAGTTACATTTATTACCCAGCGACTTACCAGGGCTCAGGTTCAGATCCATGGTCATCTACAGACACACGGAATACATTGTGGGACTGTGGAAAGTAG